The nucleotide sequence GGTGATCCATTGTATTATTATGCCGTGAAGCGGTCTGGCTCCGATTATCAATATGCAGATCTTTTTGGAACATTAGAAGAAAGAGAGCAAGCATTAACAGAGGAGTGGGGTTATGAATACTTTATAGTCACCGAACAGCTTCGTATGCGTCGTCCAGAGGTTATTCGACACTTTTTTGAGCAAGAAGATTTCGTTGAAGTTGCCAGATTAATTAGTAGGCAGAATCCTATCAGCCGGGCTATTTCCAGGCTTGGCATCACTTCTGACATGGAAAAAGATGGGTATAGTGCTATTATTTATAGAAGAAAAGTAGCTGAAACTCCTTAAATCACCCAAGTTCCAGCAGTTTAGAAATATATAACAACAGAAACATTACAAAGGCTAATAGGTTAAGCATACTTTTTATTGCCAGCAATTATTTTATATGTACTCTTTTAAGATGAAGCCCTTTTTAACTGTTGCATTATTGGCAATAGCATTTTCTAGCTATGCGCAACAGTACTACTCTTTTAGCCAATATATGTACAATCCATTGGCTATTAACCCTGCATTTGCGGGATATTATCAGGTGCCGGAGGCTACCTTTTCTGCCCGGAGCCAATTAAGCGGAATAGATGGGGCTGGTAGCAGCGTAGCTTTAACCGGACATGGTAAAGGTCCTGGGCAAAATACCGGACTGGGTGCCTTAGCAAGTAATGACAGAATTGGTGTAAGCAATGTGACCTCTTTTCAAGGAGTGTATTCGTATCAGCTGGTTTCGAAAAACAAAAACTCCTATACCTCATGGGGCTATGTGCCTGAAATGCTCTCGTTTGGACTTAGTGCTGGAGTTACTAGATACTATGAGAATCTTACAAGCTTGAACATTGATAATGATCCTAATTTTGCTGCTAATGTGAATAGGTTTCTTCCTACGTTCGGTTTCGGTGTTTTCTATAGTAAAGATCCTTTCTATATAGGTGCTTCTATCCCTCAACTGATGAACAACTTTGGGGCTGACAACATAAATTTGAACAGGCATATTTTTTTGAATAGTGGCGTTCATCTGGAGACCAGTGCCTTTACAAAATTGCACCTCAATACCCTTGTCAAGTATGTATATGGTGCACCAGCCCAAGCAGATTTCAACGCTGTTATGACCTTTCATGATACATTCAAATTTGGGCTAGGCTATCGAACCGTCTCCCTAGTCAATTTTATGACCGGGCTGGATATTTCTAAAAGTTTTCGGATGGCTTATTTTTACGATATCCCTCTCGGAACAAGCCGAAATATTGCCTTTAGCATTCATGAAATCATGATAAACTACAGGTTTTTTTAATCTAATAAGAAATTAGCATTCAATGAATTACCCTAAATATAAATCGGTTGCTGTTTTAGGTGGCATTAATATTAAGCAAGTTTGCTTGCTTCTAATTCTAATATTTAAGGTTGGTCTATCAGACGAGCTTCGCAGTCAATGTCCACAAGTGCTTGTTACAGATGTGCCAGACTCGTCAATGACTATTGTAAATGCCGTAGATGGTGAGTCGTCAATGGGAAGCCAGGTAATCCATATAGGCGACATGAATGGGGATGGCATTAGTGATGTTGCTATATCAGCCCCTACTATGGATGCCGACGAAAGCAACGTAGGCGAAGTTTATGTTTTATTTGGACGAGAAGGTGGGCTTGATACAGAATTTGACCCAGCATCGCTTGATGGGTCTAACGGTTTTACCATTAGAGGCCATTTTGAAGGCAATAGGCTAGGCGTTTCTAGCCCTGCTGGCGACTTTAATGGGGATGGTTTTAGTGACTTGGTCGTAGCTGGGCGAGATACCAACTATGTGATATTTGGTGGCACAAACCTACCTGAAGTATTGTTGGTATCGGACATTGATGGGTCAAACGGTTTTGCTATATATAGAAGCTATTCTAATCCATTTGCTTATACGTATGTCTCCGTGATCGGAAACGGGGATTTTGACGGTGATGGTTATGACGATCTTATTTTAAGAACCAGGAATATCATGTCACAGTCTGAAAGTACCTCTTATATTCTTTTTGGAAATGAAGAAAGAATTGGTGAGGCATTTGACATTTTTGAACGGGAAGACG is from Cytophagaceae bacterium ABcell3 and encodes:
- a CDS encoding PorP/SprF family type IX secretion system membrane protein is translated as MKPFLTVALLAIAFSSYAQQYYSFSQYMYNPLAINPAFAGYYQVPEATFSARSQLSGIDGAGSSVALTGHGKGPGQNTGLGALASNDRIGVSNVTSFQGVYSYQLVSKNKNSYTSWGYVPEMLSFGLSAGVTRYYENLTSLNIDNDPNFAANVNRFLPTFGFGVFYSKDPFYIGASIPQLMNNFGADNINLNRHIFLNSGVHLETSAFTKLHLNTLVKYVYGAPAQADFNAVMTFHDTFKFGLGYRTVSLVNFMTGLDISKSFRMAYFYDIPLGTSRNIAFSIHEIMINYRFF